From the genome of Roseivivax sp. THAF197b:
CACCGTGCCGGGCAAGATGCATGCCTGCGGTCATGACGGGCATACGGCGATGCTTCTGGGCGCCGCGCGCTACCTTGCCGAGACGCGCAACTTTTCGGGCCGGGTCGTGCTGCTGTTCCAGCCCGCCGAGGAAACCATCGGCGGCGCGCGGATCATGGTCGAGGAGGGCGTGATGGACCGCTTCGGCATCGAGGAAGTCTACGCCCTGCACAACTCGCCCGCCTTGCCCGAGGGCGCGTTCGCCACGCGGCCCGGTCCGATCATGGCGGCGGTGGACGATTTCACCATCACGCTGCGCGGCAAAGGCGGGCACGCAGCGCGTCCGCATACCTGCATCGATCCGATCCCGGCCGCGATGGGCCTTGGTCTTGCGATGCAGACGATCGCGTCGCGCAAGACGGACCCGATGGCGCAGATCGTGGTGTCGATCACGCAGATCCATGCGGGCTCCGCGATGAACGTGATCCCGGAGACGGCGATGATCGCGGGCACCGTGCGGACCTTCGATGCAGGCGTGCGCGACATGGCCGAAGCGCGCATCCGGGCGTTGGCCGAGGCGCATGCGGCAGGTGCGGAACTCGGCGTCGAGATCGATTACGACCGCTCCTACCCCGCGACGGTCAATCATGCCGAGCAGACTGCTTTCGCGGCCGACATCGCGCGCGAAATCT
Proteins encoded in this window:
- a CDS encoding M20 aminoacylase family protein, whose amino-acid sequence is MPPVNRIAEFAPEMTAWRRHLHAHPELGLDCHETAAFVAARLREFGVDEVHEGIARTGVVAIIEGQGPGPVTGLRADMDALPMTEETGAEHASTVPGKMHACGHDGHTAMLLGAARYLAETRNFSGRVVLLFQPAEETIGGARIMVEEGVMDRFGIEEVYALHNSPALPEGAFATRPGPIMAAVDDFTITLRGKGGHAARPHTCIDPIPAAMGLGLAMQTIASRKTDPMAQIVVSITQIHAGSAMNVIPETAMIAGTVRTFDAGVRDMAEARIRALAEAHAAGAELGVEIDYDRSYPATVNHAEQTAFAADIAREISGGDAVDADAPPVMGAEDFSYMLEARPGAYLKLGQGLGPGVHHPKFDFNDEVAPLGASFFVKVIERRHALSQVAAAE